Proteins encoded in a region of the Sugiyamaella lignohabitans strain CBS 10342 chromosome B, complete sequence genome:
- the CDC45 gene encoding Cdc45p (DNA replication initiation factor; recruited to MCM pre-RC complexes at replication origins; promotes release of MCM from Mcm10p, recruits elongation machinery; binds tightly to ssDNA, which disrupts interaction with the MCM helicase and stalls it during replication stress; mutants in human homolog may cause velocardiofacial and DiGeorge syndromes; GO_component: GO:0031261 - DNA replication preinitiation complex [Evidence IDA] [PMID 9554851]; GO_component: GO:0005656 - nuclear pre-replicative complex [Evidence IDA] [PMID 9335335]; GO_component: GO:0043596 - nuclear replication fork [Evidence IDA] [PMID 16103218]; GO_component: GO:0005634 - nucleus [Evidence IEA,IEA]; GO_component: GO:0005634 - nucleus [Evidence IDA] [PMID 8901577]; GO_component: GO:0031298 - replication fork protection complex [Evidence IDA] [PMID 16531994]; GO_function: GO:0003688 - DNA replication origin binding [Evidence IDA] [PMID 12019222]; GO_function: GO:0003682 - chromatin binding [Evidence IDA] [PMID 15494305]; GO_function: GO:0003682 - chromatin binding [Evidence IDA] [PMID 9554851]; GO_function: GO:0003697 - single-stranded DNA binding [Evidence IDA,IMP] [PMID 23382391]; GO_process: GO:0006260 - DNA replication [Evidence IEA]; GO_process: GO:0006270 - DNA replication initiation [Evidence IEA]; GO_process: GO:0006270 - DNA replication initiation [Evidence IGI,IMP] [PMID 2044962]; GO_process: GO:0007049 - cell cycle [Evidence IEA]; GO_process: GO:0000727 - double-strand break repair via break-induced replication [Evidence IMP] [PMID 20516198]; GO_process: GO:0006267 - pre-replicative complex assembly involved in nuclear cell cycle DNA replication [Evidence IPI] [PMID 9335335]; GO_process: GO:0031938 - regulation of chromatin silencing at telomere [Evidence IMP] [PMID 16980387]), producing MYISPPEFAGAFDQIRKTSLSHTTCRVVIFVSCLDVDALCSARIISNVLKTEMIPHKIVPVVGYSELKKMFKDLDDSIINAICIGCGATVDLEEYFELTDEEGNHTSNVQKIYVIDSHRPWNLENLFASENIVCFDDGKVAEELIEHKVAYDFLSQDDEDNGNDYDEYDDGNEDDNDGTIEEQPSGLEAAEVGQDKYELGGDTDNDDSDNDETQQDSDSDTPVNHSLNGEDENDNVTETSIKAAKAKIREARRKYTRLLEEYYTQGSFVNSSSTVQVYTLLSLTGRTSAMNLWLAVVGITSLDAQHPHLYNSLYPLLRDEVVRLCPPAPNDEFVSAADNMSLYIETDYALFLLRHWSLYESMTHSSYLSAKLHLWTDDGRKKLHKLLAKMGISLQESKELWTHMHIPLKRSLKEKLTSVAGIYGIEEVIRQGVVRRYGYKGSVSAGDCVESLIALLEAGSGDLLIHRNSQFLHPKALEDDDKDDDVLEREMETARADKERFWVSNFWAGWDALGDLDILTLGINKAKVLQQAIVLASTMLFEKRQIKDLRSFRLAVIREGPDLELFANPLALARLGAWIAEGCAEVHPQPLPLVVASYNPVRSIYLVLGMGPRKSRDADQSAFSAESTSSTIYNRFGAAFQNIANRINARIRIDAFESSIIEVSKDDLSRFLEELTLSGLK from the coding sequence ATGTatatatcaccaccagaatTCGCTGGCGCCTTTGATCAAATTCGCAAAACCTCGTTATCCCATACAACATGTCGAGTGGTCATTTTTGTATCTTGCTTAGATGTCGATGCTCTTTGTAGCGCCAGAATTATATCTAATGTTCTGAAGACCGAGATGATACCACATAAAATAGTACCCGTTGTCGGCTATAGtgaattgaagaagatgttcAAAGATCTGGATGACTCGATTATAAATGCCATTTGTATAGGTTGTGGAGCCACGGTAGACCTAGAAGAATATTTCGAGTTGACcgatgaagaaggaaaTCATACTAGCAATGTTCAGAAGATATATGTCATTGATAGTCACAGACCATGGAATCTAGAGAACTTGTTTGCGTCTGAAAAcattgtttgttttgatgaTGGTAAAGTCGCTGAGGAATTGATAGAACACAAAGTTGCTTATGACTTCCTTAGTcaagacgatgaagacaATGGCAATGATTACGATGAATATGACGACGggaatgaagatgataatgatggcACCATTGAAGAACAACCCTCGGGCCtagaagcggcagaagtGGGACAAGATAAGTACGAGTTAGGTGGGGATACAGATAATGATGATTCGGACAATGATGAGACCCAGCAGGATAGTGATAGTGATACGCCTGTTAATCATTCCCTCAATGGAgaagatgagaatgacaACGTAACAGAAACATCTATTAAGGCGGCTAAAGCAAAGATTCGCGAGGCGAGGAGAAAGTATACCAGGCTTCTAGAAGAGTATTATACCCAGGGGTCATTTGTAAATTCATCTTCTACTGTTCAAGTATATACATTGCTTTCTTTAACGGGACGAACATCTGCTATGAACCTGTGGCTAGCAGTGGTAGGAATAACATCATTGGATGCTCAACACCCGCACCTTTACAATTCGCTGTATCCATTGCTGAGGGACGAGGTAGTAAGGTTATGTCCACCTGCGCCCAACGATGAGTTTGTTTCCGCTGCTGATAATATGTCACTATACATTGAAACTGATTATGCATTATTTTTACTACGGCATTGGTCACTGTACGAAAGTATGACACATTCCTCATACCTGTCTGCCAAGCTTCATTTGTGGACAGATGACGGTCGTAAGAAGCTACACAAATTATTGGCCAAGATGGGTATTTCGTTACAGGAATCGAAAGAACTTTGGACACATATGCATATTCCCTTGAAACGATCTCTCAAAGAGAAGCTTACATCCGTTGCTGGTATTTATGGTATCGAAGAGGTCATCCGCCAGGGGGTGGTAAGACGATATGGATATAAGGGGTCTGTCTCAGCAGGCGATTGTGTGGAATCATTAATAGCATTATTAGAAGCAGGATCGGGAGACCTGCTAATACATCGGAACAGCCAGTTCCTACACCCAAAAGCTTTAGAGGACGATGATAAAGATGATGACGTACTAGAGAGAGAGATGGAGACTGCAAGAGCCGACAAGGAGCGATTCTGGGTGTCCAATTTTTGGGCAGGTTGGGACGCCTTAGGAGACCTTGATATTTTGACATTGGGTATAAATAAAGCCAAAGTTCTTCAACAGGCAATTGTGCTGGCGAGTACAATGTTATTTGAGAAAAGACAAATTAAGGATTTAAGATCATTCCGTTTGGCGGTTATAAGGGAAGGTCCAGACTTGGAATTGTTTGCCAATCCATTAGCATTGGCCAGACTTGGTGCCTGGATTGCCGAAGGTTGTGCTGAAGTGCACCCACAACCACTTCCACTTGTGGTTGCATCATATAACCCGGTCCGGTCCATTTATCTAGTTCTTGGAATGGGACCCAGAAAATCGAGAGATGCAGATCAGTCGGCGTTTTCCGCAGAGTCTACATCTTCAACTATTTATAACAGGTTCGGTGCAGCATTCCAAAACATAGCAAACCGTATCAATGCGCGGATACGGATTGATGCTTTTGAGTCTTCCATCATTGAAGTTTCTAAGGATGATCTTTCTCGTTTCCTCGAAGAACTGACACTGAGCGGattaaaataa